The DNA window ATGGACTACGTTCCTGCGGGGCTGCTCAGGCATGAGGACCGGGCATATTTCTTCCGCTACGGCCGCCGGTATCTTGAGCGGCCAGACGCCATTCCCCTCGACCCGGCCCGGATGCCCCTTGCCGACATGGAGTTTTCCGGAAGCACCCTTTTCAGCGCCCTGCGCGACGCAGCCCCGGACCGCTGGGGCCGCAAAGTGCTGGGACTCATGGCTGGTCGCGCCCCCGGAACGCTGAGCGAATTCGAAGTTCTGACGGCGGCCCATCATCCGCAGCGCATGGGCGCCCTGGCCTTCGGCCCCACACCGAACGGTCCCGCGTCCCTGGCTCCCTGGGCCACAGGCGATGCATTCTGCATGGTGCCCGAAGACCTGGGGCGGGTGGCGGCCATCGTCGCCCGCGTCGATGAGGTCGAGGACGACGAGGAATTCGATGCAGTGCGAAGCGGCATGCCTGAAGACGCGTTCCTGGCCGCCCTCGCCTCCAGCCTGTCCCTGGGCGGGGCCAGGCCCAAGGCCATGGTCACCCTGGACGGAACGTCCTGGATCGCCAAATTCTCCAAACGCGGGGACCCGTGGCGCGAACCCGTAATCGAGCATGCGACCATGACCCTGGCCGCACGCTGCGGCATCACGGTCGCATCGACACGGCTGATGGAACTGGACGGGCATTTCGTCCTGCTGGTTGAGCGTTTCGACCGCCTAAGCGGCGGCTCGCGGCACGTCATTTCTGGCTTCACGGTGACGGGGGCCGAGGAAGACGGCGACTGGGGCAGCTATCAGAACCTGGCCGAACAGGCCCGCAGGCTCGGCGACGCGGACTCCGGCCCGGAGATATTCCGCCGCATGGCTTTCAACGCCCTGTGTTCGAACCGGGACGACCACCTGCGCAACCACGCCTTTTTCGTCTCGCGCAAAACCGTCGCCATGACCCCGGCCTACGACCTGGTGCCATCCGCCATCCGCTTCAGGCAATGGGACCTGTCCCTGCGCTGCGGACTGGAAGGCCGCGCGGCCACGCGGTCCAATATCCTAAGCGACGTCCGGCCCTTCGGGCTCAGCGAAAGTGAGGCAAGGAGAATCTGGGAAGAAATGCGGGAAACGACCACAGGCTGGCGAGAGCATTTCG is part of the Desulfomicrobium macestii genome and encodes:
- a CDS encoding type II toxin-antitoxin system HipA family toxin is translated as MPSTSERAVVFIRLSGMDYVPAGLLRHEDRAYFFRYGRRYLERPDAIPLDPARMPLADMEFSGSTLFSALRDAAPDRWGRKVLGLMAGRAPGTLSEFEVLTAAHHPQRMGALAFGPTPNGPASLAPWATGDAFCMVPEDLGRVAAIVARVDEVEDDEEFDAVRSGMPEDAFLAALASSLSLGGARPKAMVTLDGTSWIAKFSKRGDPWREPVIEHATMTLAARCGITVASTRLMELDGHFVLLVERFDRLSGGSRHVISGFTVTGAEEDGDWGSYQNLAEQARRLGDADSGPEIFRRMAFNALCSNRDDHLRNHAFFVSRKTVAMTPAYDLVPSAIRFRQWDLSLRCGLEGRAATRSNILSDVRPFGLSESEARRIWEEMRETTTGWREHFAGHGVTKREMEELRHRFTLAEAASTGP